In one window of Frigoriglobus tundricola DNA:
- a CDS encoding DUF1501 domain-containing protein yields the protein MNRRDFLFNSGGGLGGIALAALLGSDRLLADVPMRADGGLHHKPRAKRVVQLFMAGGASHVDLFDFKPELVKQHGKEANFGEHVEAFQNGLGPWLKPVWDFKPYGNCGKPLSETVSPLGAVVDELAFVHNVVGKTGVHSQGTLLQTTGFNRPGFPGMGCWVSYGLGSLNQNLPTFVVLPDHRGLASNGTKNWDSAFLPAQHQGSAIYPGSKTPIEDLFPDDRAKFITRDADRAGIDLLGQLNRDHATTRPGDERLDARIKSYELAAKMQLAAPDALDLSKETAATLKLYGLDHGKSTFDKDINPGEETDYFGRKCLVARRLLERGVRFVQVWSGNDNGFPRRNWDSHEDVKRDHGPLAYGMARGAAALIADLKRLGLLEDTIVLWTTEFGRMPSSQGGKGRDHNPYCFTNWLAGGGIRGGSTHGPSDDFGYKPADRKHPTEVYDIHATVLHLLGIDHTKLTVRHNGIDRRLTDVHGHVITELLT from the coding sequence ATGAACCGGCGCGACTTCCTCTTCAACTCCGGCGGCGGGCTCGGCGGTATCGCGCTCGCCGCGCTACTCGGTTCCGACCGCCTGCTCGCAGACGTTCCCATGCGCGCCGACGGCGGGCTGCACCACAAGCCCCGGGCCAAGCGCGTCGTGCAACTGTTCATGGCCGGTGGGGCGTCGCACGTCGATCTGTTCGACTTCAAGCCGGAACTGGTGAAGCAGCACGGGAAAGAAGCGAACTTCGGCGAACACGTCGAGGCGTTTCAGAACGGCCTCGGGCCGTGGCTCAAGCCCGTATGGGACTTCAAGCCCTACGGGAACTGTGGCAAGCCGCTCAGCGAGACGGTTTCGCCACTCGGTGCGGTCGTGGACGAGCTGGCGTTCGTTCACAACGTGGTGGGCAAGACCGGCGTCCACAGTCAGGGCACCCTGCTCCAGACGACCGGGTTCAACCGGCCGGGCTTTCCGGGGATGGGGTGCTGGGTGAGCTACGGGCTCGGCAGCCTGAACCAGAACCTGCCCACGTTCGTCGTCCTCCCCGACCACCGCGGCCTCGCCTCCAACGGCACGAAGAACTGGGACAGCGCGTTCCTGCCGGCCCAGCACCAGGGGAGCGCGATCTATCCCGGCTCGAAAACGCCAATCGAAGACCTGTTCCCCGACGACCGTGCGAAGTTCATCACCCGCGACGCGGACCGGGCCGGGATCGACCTGCTCGGGCAACTCAACCGCGACCACGCCACCACGCGGCCGGGCGACGAACGCCTCGACGCCCGCATCAAGAGCTACGAACTGGCCGCGAAGATGCAGCTCGCGGCCCCGGACGCGCTCGACCTCTCGAAGGAGACGGCCGCCACGCTCAAACTCTACGGCCTCGACCACGGAAAAAGCACGTTCGACAAGGACATCAACCCGGGTGAGGAAACGGACTACTTCGGTCGTAAGTGCCTCGTGGCCCGGCGCCTGCTCGAACGCGGGGTCCGGTTCGTGCAGGTCTGGAGCGGCAACGACAACGGGTTCCCGCGGCGCAACTGGGACTCGCACGAGGACGTGAAACGCGACCACGGGCCGCTCGCCTACGGCATGGCCCGCGGCGCCGCGGCGCTCATTGCGGACCTGAAGCGGCTCGGCCTGCTCGAAGACACGATCGTCCTGTGGACGACCGAATTCGGCCGGATGCCGTCGTCGCAGGGCGGCAAGGGGCGCGATCACAACCCGTACTGTTTCACCAACTGGCTGGCCGGCGGCGGGATCAGGGGCGGGTCCACGCACGGGCCGAGCGACGACTTCGGCTACAAGCCCGCGGACCGGAAGCACCCGACCGAAGTGTACGACATCCACGCCACGGTCCTGCACCTGCTCGGCATCGATCACACCAAGCTCACCGTGCGGCACAACGGGATCGACCGCCGCCTCACCGACGTTCACGGACACGTCATTACCGAACTGTTGACATAA
- a CDS encoding EF-hand domain-containing protein yields MRCIVSLLLTVLPFAPVRAGEEQDRFEEQAMARCAQHKAERLIRVGNWERANTVRDLEAAFPGKLPKTEFKKDDDEAAAWFTLVAGTADEWRKSDAAAAGLAPMFDRWKQRLELGPVPSIKRDEFTKFAKLIIRNAAQGMAEGGGDTSGEADKVFRALDLNSDGELTGTEMSTGLREDKAQADTNGDGRISKDEYREYFKRRTEGRAEKLATAIKSNQALMRELEGGGKRAGLPDWFTKLDADQEGQVSLFSWRKAGRPTAEFQEMDLNGDGLITADEYHRWAKQKGKEGAHKKREEKEKKREGADPS; encoded by the coding sequence ATGCGGTGCATCGTGAGCCTGCTACTCACCGTGCTTCCTTTTGCACCGGTTCGGGCCGGCGAGGAGCAGGACCGCTTCGAAGAGCAGGCGATGGCCAGGTGCGCCCAGCACAAGGCCGAGCGCCTGATCCGCGTCGGGAACTGGGAGCGGGCCAACACGGTCCGGGATCTGGAAGCCGCTTTCCCCGGCAAACTCCCCAAGACCGAATTCAAAAAAGACGACGACGAGGCCGCCGCGTGGTTCACGCTCGTGGCCGGGACCGCCGACGAGTGGCGCAAGAGCGACGCCGCCGCCGCCGGCCTCGCCCCGATGTTCGACCGCTGGAAGCAGCGCCTGGAACTCGGCCCGGTTCCCTCGATCAAGCGCGACGAGTTCACGAAGTTCGCCAAGCTGATCATCCGCAACGCCGCCCAGGGCATGGCCGAGGGCGGGGGCGACACCAGCGGCGAGGCGGACAAAGTGTTCCGCGCCCTCGACCTCAACAGCGACGGCGAGTTGACCGGCACCGAGATGAGCACCGGCCTGCGCGAGGACAAAGCACAGGCCGATACCAACGGCGACGGTCGGATCTCCAAGGACGAGTACCGCGAGTATTTCAAGCGCCGCACGGAGGGGCGGGCCGAGAAACTGGCCACCGCGATCAAATCCAACCAGGCGCTGATGCGAGAACTGGAGGGCGGCGGGAAACGCGCCGGGTTGCCCGACTGGTTCACGAAACTCGACGCCGACCAGGAGGGACAGGTCTCACTTTTCAGTTGGCGGAAAGCCGGCCGCCCGACCGCAGAGTTTCAAGAGATGGATCTGAACGGGGACGGGCTCATCACCGCCGATGAGTACCACCGCTGGGCCAAACAGAAGGGAAAAGAAGGCGCCCACAAGAAGCGAGAAGAAAAAGAGAAGAAACGGGAGGGTGCCGATCCGTCGTGA
- a CDS encoding cis-3-hydroxy-L-proline dehydratase yields MRITRIAAWQVDLPLHEGSYKWSGGKSVTVFDSTVVAVETDEGITGYGEVCPLGPAYLPAYAAGVRAGLKELAPKLLGEDPTQLGKLNRVMDAALKGHPYVKSAVDVACWDVLGKKSGLPVCVLLGGRYGEDFHLYRAISQEAPDAMAANVAGYREQGYRRFQLKVGGDPDTDIQRIKAVAAVLKPGDRLVADANTGWLQHEAVRVVRAVRDVDVYIEQPCLTYEECRAIRRATDHPFVLDEVIDGLDVLVRAHADGAMDAVNLKISKLGGLTRTKQLRDLCVSLGIGMTLEDSWGGDVVTAAIAHLAHSTPTEFLFSSTDFNSYVTRSIADGAPHRKNGRLAAPLTPGLGIVPRLAEFGQPAVDVSRK; encoded by the coding sequence ATGCGCATCACCCGTATTGCCGCGTGGCAGGTCGATTTGCCCCTCCACGAGGGTAGCTACAAGTGGTCCGGCGGGAAGTCGGTCACCGTTTTCGATAGCACGGTCGTCGCCGTGGAAACCGACGAAGGGATCACGGGATACGGCGAGGTGTGCCCCCTGGGACCGGCGTACCTCCCGGCCTACGCCGCCGGCGTGCGCGCGGGGCTGAAGGAACTGGCGCCAAAGCTCCTCGGTGAAGACCCGACGCAGCTCGGGAAGCTGAACCGCGTCATGGACGCGGCCCTGAAGGGCCACCCGTATGTGAAGTCCGCGGTGGACGTCGCCTGTTGGGACGTTCTGGGCAAGAAGTCGGGGCTCCCGGTTTGTGTTCTGCTCGGCGGCCGGTACGGCGAGGACTTTCACCTCTACCGCGCGATCTCGCAGGAGGCGCCTGACGCAATGGCGGCGAACGTCGCGGGCTACCGCGAGCAGGGCTACCGGCGCTTTCAGCTCAAGGTCGGCGGCGACCCCGACACGGACATCCAGCGGATCAAAGCGGTTGCGGCGGTACTGAAGCCGGGCGACCGGCTCGTGGCGGACGCCAACACCGGCTGGCTCCAGCACGAAGCGGTACGCGTGGTGCGTGCGGTGCGTGACGTGGACGTGTACATCGAGCAACCGTGCCTCACATACGAAGAGTGCCGCGCGATCCGGCGCGCGACCGACCACCCGTTCGTTTTGGATGAGGTGATCGACGGCCTCGACGTCCTGGTCCGTGCCCATGCCGACGGTGCGATGGACGCGGTGAACCTGAAAATCAGCAAACTCGGCGGCCTCACCAGAACGAAGCAGCTCCGCGATCTGTGCGTGTCGCTGGGGATCGGGATGACGCTCGAAGACAGTTGGGGCGGCGACGTGGTGACGGCCGCGATCGCCCACCTCGCGCACAGCACGCCGACCGAGTTCTTGTTCTCGTCCACGGACTTCAACAGCTACGTGACGCGGTCCATCGCGGACGGGGCGCCGCACCGCAAAAACGGCCGGCTCGCGGCCCCGCTCACGCCGGGGCTGGGAATCGTGCCCAGGCTCGCGGAGTTCGGACAGCCGGCCGTCGATGTTTCCCGTAAGTAG
- a CDS encoding NAD-dependent epimerase/dehydratase family protein produces the protein MTGGAGFIGSHLVDELTRRGRPVRVLDDFSTGLRSNLANAPSVEIIDGSLTDPTAVMRAVHGAGVIYHLGALASVARSVEAPTVTHAACATGTVNLLDAARKCGVRRVVYAASSSAYGGKVCQGEPAGGAPGQGPQASLVGQTEDLPVVAKSPYAAAKLAGELYMQAFAHTYGIETVRLRFFNIFGPRQRSDSPYSGVIALFTAAMAAGRAPTIHGDGLQSRDFTFVANAVQALVRASEAPDASGNVYNVGTGRTVTVLDLVAALNRLLGTKHTPAFAPARAGDVKFSKADIRRTRADLGYDPVATFDDGLRQTVEWYLGTIGKRVVRV, from the coding sequence GTGACCGGCGGAGCCGGGTTCATCGGTTCGCACCTCGTGGACGAACTGACACGCCGCGGGCGCCCCGTTCGGGTTCTCGACGATTTCAGTACCGGTCTCCGCTCCAATCTCGCCAACGCCCCGTCCGTCGAAATCATCGACGGCAGCCTCACAGACCCGACCGCGGTGATGCGGGCGGTGCACGGGGCCGGTGTGATCTACCACCTCGGCGCGCTGGCCTCGGTGGCGCGGAGCGTGGAGGCCCCGACGGTCACGCACGCCGCGTGCGCCACCGGGACGGTGAACCTGCTCGATGCGGCCCGCAAGTGCGGAGTTCGCCGCGTGGTCTACGCCGCGAGTTCGAGCGCTTACGGCGGCAAGGTGTGTCAAGGGGAACCTGCGGGGGGGGCGCCCGGCCAAGGGCCACAAGCGTCTCTCGTCGGGCAGACAGAAGACCTGCCGGTGGTGGCGAAGTCCCCCTATGCAGCGGCGAAGCTGGCCGGCGAACTGTACATGCAGGCCTTCGCCCACACTTACGGCATCGAGACGGTTCGGCTGCGCTTCTTCAACATCTTTGGTCCCCGGCAGCGGTCCGACAGTCCGTACAGCGGGGTGATCGCGCTGTTCACTGCGGCGATGGCCGCGGGTCGGGCGCCCACGATCCACGGCGACGGGCTCCAGTCCCGCGACTTCACCTTCGTCGCGAACGCGGTCCAGGCGCTCGTTCGCGCGTCCGAGGCGCCCGATGCGTCGGGAAATGTGTACAACGTTGGCACCGGGCGAACCGTGACCGTCCTGGACCTGGTCGCGGCACTGAACCGCCTTCTCGGGACGAAGCACACACCGGCCTTCGCCCCGGCCCGCGCCGGCGACGTGAAGTTCTCGAAGGCCGATATCCGCCGCACGCGGGCGGACCTGGGCTACGATCCGGTCGCAACCTTCGATGATGGCCTCCGGCAGACCGTCGAATGGTACCTGGGCACGATCGGCAAGCGAGTCGTTCGCGTGTGA
- a CDS encoding MBL fold metallo-hydrolase, giving the protein MTPDRPVDNAPYHSIAHGGLTVEGWSRAAVQSYWRVPELKIGFDLGAQPWDFMGTATWFVSHTHLDHIAALPVYVARRRMMKMDPPVVYVPAESLDDVKKLMAIMHRLDRGRQLADVRGLTAGDEIELSREHVVTVFNTVHTIPSRGFVVWERRNKLKDEYVGLAGDKIRDLKLSGVAITREVRIPLLAYTGDTAPAGLDACPACFDAKILITEMSFVRAAHRRDKIHKFGHMHLDDFVERADRFKNELIVAAHFSTRYHPNEVRKILDNKLPAELKAKLKVWV; this is encoded by the coding sequence ATGACCCCCGACCGGCCGGTGGACAATGCCCCGTACCACTCGATCGCCCACGGCGGCCTGACCGTTGAGGGCTGGTCGCGGGCGGCGGTGCAGAGCTACTGGCGCGTCCCGGAACTGAAAATCGGTTTCGACCTCGGCGCCCAGCCCTGGGACTTTATGGGCACGGCGACGTGGTTCGTGTCGCACACCCACCTCGACCACATCGCGGCGCTGCCGGTGTACGTCGCCCGCCGGCGGATGATGAAGATGGACCCGCCTGTGGTGTACGTGCCGGCGGAGAGCCTGGACGACGTGAAGAAGCTCATGGCGATCATGCACCGGCTCGACCGCGGGCGGCAGCTCGCGGACGTGCGGGGGCTGACCGCGGGCGACGAGATCGAGCTGAGCCGGGAACACGTCGTGACGGTGTTCAACACCGTTCACACGATCCCGAGCCGCGGGTTCGTGGTGTGGGAGCGGCGGAACAAGCTGAAGGACGAGTACGTCGGGCTGGCGGGCGACAAGATCCGCGACCTCAAACTGAGCGGCGTCGCGATCACGCGCGAGGTCCGCATTCCGCTCCTGGCGTACACCGGTGACACGGCCCCGGCGGGGCTGGACGCGTGCCCGGCGTGCTTTGATGCGAAAATCCTGATCACGGAGATGAGCTTCGTCCGCGCGGCGCACCGGCGCGACAAGATTCACAAGTTCGGGCACATGCACCTGGACGATTTCGTGGAGCGCGCCGACCGCTTCAAGAACGAGCTAATTGTCGCGGCGCACTTCAGCACCCGCTACCACCCGAACGAGGTGCGGAAGATTTTGGACAACAAGCTTCCCGCCGAACTGAAGGCCAAGCTGAAGGTGTGGGTGTGA